From a single Nitrosopumilus sp. genomic region:
- the thsB gene encoding thermosome subunit beta → MASIQQGPNGPVLVLKESALQQKGKDAQENNIAAAKLVAQLVRTSLGPRGLDKMLVDSLGDVTITNDGATILKEIDVQHPAAKMMVEISKTVDNEVGDGTTSSVIFGGALLARAEDLLKKEVHSSTIIDGYQAAADKTLEIYSNLAKKIEPNDKPSLLKIATTSMQSKLISDDSSSLSKIIVDAILSIATKKGENYFVDLENIKVEKKTGGSIDDTQVIKGIVLDKEIVHSGMPTRIEKAKIALLNSALEIEKTELSSEIRITDPTQMQMFLEEENRMLKTMVDKLHDVGANVLICQKGIDDIAQHYLSKYGIMAVRRVKESDMIKLSKATGGRVISNLDDLSENDLGVADLAQQKKVESDKWVFIEGCKHPQSVTMLIRGGTQRVIDEVDRSIHDSLMVVKDVIEKPAIVAGGGAPEAFAASLLKDWADNFDGREQLAIKKYAEALETIPLTIAENAGMDPIDTMANLRAKQNHGQKWTGIDAKNMKIADMMAINVVEPIVVKEQIIKSATEAACMILRIDDVIAISGAPGGGGMPPMG, encoded by the coding sequence ATGGCATCAATTCAACAAGGACCAAATGGACCTGTTTTAGTTCTTAAAGAGAGTGCATTACAGCAAAAAGGTAAAGATGCACAAGAAAACAACATTGCTGCAGCAAAATTAGTTGCACAATTGGTTAGAACCAGTCTTGGCCCTAGAGGTCTTGATAAAATGTTAGTTGATTCTTTGGGTGATGTTACAATCACAAATGACGGTGCTACAATTTTGAAAGAAATTGATGTCCAACATCCTGCAGCTAAAATGATGGTTGAAATCTCTAAAACTGTAGATAATGAAGTCGGTGATGGAACTACTTCTTCTGTAATTTTCGGTGGTGCATTATTAGCCAGAGCAGAGGATCTCTTAAAAAAAGAGGTTCATTCTTCAACAATTATTGATGGTTATCAAGCAGCAGCAGATAAAACACTAGAAATTTACTCTAATTTGGCCAAAAAAATTGAACCTAATGATAAACCATCTCTTTTAAAAATTGCAACAACAAGCATGCAATCAAAATTAATTTCTGATGACAGTTCTTCTCTTTCTAAAATTATTGTAGATGCAATTCTTAGTATTGCAACAAAGAAAGGTGAAAATTATTTTGTTGATCTTGAGAACATCAAAGTAGAAAAGAAAACAGGTGGTTCAATTGATGATACACAAGTTATCAAAGGTATAGTTTTGGATAAGGAAATTGTACATAGTGGTATGCCTACAAGAATCGAGAAAGCAAAAATTGCATTACTAAATTCAGCATTAGAAATTGAAAAAACTGAACTTAGCTCTGAAATTAGAATTACTGATCCTACACAAATGCAGATGTTCTTAGAAGAAGAAAATAGAATGCTAAAGACCATGGTTGATAAATTACATGATGTCGGTGCAAATGTCCTAATTTGTCAAAAAGGAATTGATGATATTGCACAACATTATCTATCTAAATATGGTATAATGGCAGTACGCCGTGTGAAAGAAAGTGATATGATTAAACTTTCAAAAGCTACAGGAGGCCGTGTTATTAGCAATCTTGATGATCTTTCAGAAAATGATCTAGGTGTTGCAGATTTAGCACAACAAAAGAAAGTTGAATCTGACAAATGGGTATTCATTGAAGGATGCAAACATCCACAATCAGTTACAATGCTCATTAGAGGTGGAACACAAAGAGTAATTGATGAAGTAGATCGTTCAATCCATGATTCATTAATGGTTGTAAAAGATGTAATTGAAAAACCTGCTATTGTAGCAGGTGGTGGTGCTCCTGAAGCATTTGCAGCATCTTTACTCAAAGATTGGGCTGATAATTTTGATGGGAGAGAACAACTTGCAATTAAAAAATATGCAGAAGCTTTAGAAACAATTCCACTAACAATTGCTGAAAATGCAGGAATGGATCCAATTGATACTATGGCTAATCTAAGAGCAAAACAAAATCATGGTCAGAAATGGACTGGAATTGATGCTAAAAATATGAAAATTGCTGATATGATGGCAATTAATGTTGTAGAGCCAATTGTTGTTAAAGAGCAAATTATCAAATCTGCAACTGAAGCAGCATGTATGATACTTAGAATTGATGATGTTATCGCAATATCTGGAGCTCCAGGTGGTGGCGGCATGCCTCCAATGGGCTAA
- a CDS encoding ROK family protein: MYKIGVDLGGTKIEAILLDENFNKISRKRIPTPQNDYQKILDSITLLVNEISESVTNFTVGICTPGAISKQTGLIKNSNTQCLIGKSLKKDLEDRINKKISMENDANCFAMAEATMGAAKDFDLIFGVILGTGVGGGIVNNKKILSGRTNIGGEWGHHTLHRNGNPCYCGKSGCVETYISGPALEHRWKILTGESKSLIEILSSIDNENGKKWKDEFLKNFGYGLANVIDILDPDAIVLGGGLSNIDFLYTEGKESIYSKVFSDLVDTPILKNKLGDSAGVFGACML, encoded by the coding sequence ATGTATAAAATTGGAGTCGATTTAGGTGGAACAAAAATCGAAGCTATTCTTTTAGATGAAAATTTTAATAAGATCTCAAGAAAAAGAATTCCTACTCCTCAAAATGATTACCAAAAAATCTTAGACTCTATAACATTACTAGTAAATGAAATATCTGAAAGTGTAACTAATTTCACAGTTGGAATTTGTACACCTGGAGCAATTTCAAAACAAACAGGATTGATCAAAAATAGTAATACTCAATGTTTGATTGGAAAATCACTCAAAAAAGATTTGGAAGATAGAATTAATAAAAAAATTTCTATGGAAAATGATGCAAATTGTTTTGCAATGGCTGAAGCAACAATGGGTGCTGCTAAAGATTTTGATTTAATTTTTGGTGTAATTTTAGGAACTGGAGTTGGAGGTGGAATTGTAAATAACAAAAAGATTCTTTCAGGAAGAACAAATATCGGAGGTGAATGGGGTCACCATACACTTCATCGTAATGGTAATCCTTGTTATTGTGGGAAATCAGGATGTGTTGAGACTTACATAAGTGGACCTGCACTTGAACATCGATGGAAGATACTTACAGGAGAATCAAAATCTCTAATAGAAATCCTTTCAAGTATTGATAATGAGAATGGTAAAAAATGGAAAGATGAGTTTTTAAAAAATTTTGGATATGGTCTTGCAAATGTAATTGATATTTTAGATCCTGATGCTATTGTATTAGGTGGTGGATTGTCAAATATTGATTTTTTGTATACTGAAGGAAAAGAATCAATCTATAGCAAAGTTTTCTCAGATTTGGTAGATACACCTATTCTTAAAAATAAACTAGGTGATTCAGCAGGTGTTTTTGGTGCATGCATGCTCTGA
- a CDS encoding DUF2024 family protein yields the protein MDFHVFDTYVKAKDGHTMHFDVVTDTNDVEKAISFAKEWLKTIGEESSTVTTNECKFCHTQSVPEDMEIEIMTDGYSISKMEGCPN from the coding sequence ATGGATTTTCATGTTTTTGATACATATGTAAAGGCAAAAGATGGGCATACGATGCATTTTGATGTTGTTACTGATACGAATGATGTAGAAAAAGCAATATCGTTTGCAAAAGAATGGCTCAAGACTATAGGAGAAGAATCTTCAACAGTTACTACAAATGAATGTAAATTTTGTCATACACAGTCAGTACCTGAAGATATGGAAATTGAAATTATGACAGATGGATATTCTATTTCAAAGATGGAAGGATGTCCAAATTAG
- the guaA gene encoding glutamine-hydrolyzing GMP synthase — MDKIVVLDFGSQYSHLICRRIREFSVYAELVPYDISYEELQKLNPTGIIFSGGPSSVYSSDAPIPENKIFDMNLPLLGICYGHQLIVNKYGGKVKRANKEYGSSLLTIDSNKDLLNGIGESVRAWMSHGDEAEQIPEGFKVIGHTESAKAAAIASEEKSIYGIQFHPEVVHTEQGTEILKNFVLKVCGAKQDWTMEGFIDNAVEKISKIEGNVLCGVSGGIDSTVVALLIHKAIGDRLKCVFVDNGLLRLNEEKEIEEMFKDNFKVDFTAINAAETFLGKLKGIEDPEIKRKIVGEEFIQVFTEFAKGNGPFKWLAQGTLYPDVIESGVSKGPAAVIKSHHNVGGLPDWLNLEILEPLRDLYKDEVRKIAKILGVPEKLFMRHPFPGPGLSVRIIGEVTPTKLEICKIASKIVEEELLEAGLYEKVWQAYAAVGDDRAVGVVGDERRYGNIVMIRVVDSVDAMTADWTRLPHGLLEKMSNRITNEIEDVTWVTYTISSKPPATIEPQ, encoded by the coding sequence ATGGATAAAATTGTAGTTTTAGATTTTGGATCTCAATACAGTCATTTGATTTGTAGAAGAATAAGAGAATTTTCTGTTTATGCAGAACTTGTGCCGTATGATATCAGTTATGAAGAATTACAAAAACTAAATCCGACAGGCATAATTTTCTCAGGAGGGCCATCAAGTGTTTATAGTTCTGATGCACCAATTCCAGAAAACAAAATTTTTGACATGAATTTACCATTACTAGGAATTTGTTATGGTCATCAGTTGATTGTAAATAAATATGGAGGTAAAGTAAAGAGAGCAAACAAAGAATATGGATCTTCATTACTCACAATTGATAGTAATAAAGATCTTCTAAATGGAATAGGTGAATCAGTTAGAGCATGGATGAGTCATGGAGATGAAGCAGAACAAATTCCAGAAGGTTTCAAAGTTATTGGACATACAGAAAGTGCTAAAGCAGCTGCAATTGCATCAGAAGAAAAATCAATTTATGGTATTCAGTTTCATCCAGAAGTTGTACACACAGAACAAGGAACAGAGATTCTCAAAAATTTTGTTTTGAAAGTTTGTGGTGCAAAACAGGATTGGACTATGGAGGGTTTCATAGATAATGCTGTTGAGAAAATTTCAAAAATTGAAGGAAATGTCCTTTGTGGGGTAAGTGGAGGAATAGATTCTACAGTTGTGGCATTACTAATTCACAAAGCAATTGGAGATAGACTAAAGTGTGTTTTTGTAGATAACGGTCTCTTGAGATTAAATGAAGAAAAAGAAATAGAAGAAATGTTCAAAGATAATTTCAAGGTAGATTTTACAGCAATAAATGCTGCAGAAACATTTCTTGGAAAACTAAAGGGAATTGAAGATCCTGAGATAAAAAGAAAAATAGTTGGAGAAGAATTCATACAAGTTTTTACTGAGTTTGCTAAGGGAAACGGTCCTTTCAAATGGTTAGCACAAGGTACATTGTATCCAGATGTGATTGAAAGTGGAGTATCTAAAGGTCCAGCAGCTGTTATTAAATCTCATCATAATGTTGGAGGATTACCAGATTGGCTTAATTTGGAAATTTTGGAGCCATTAAGAGATTTGTATAAGGACGAGGTGAGAAAAATTGCAAAAATTCTGGGAGTTCCAGAAAAATTATTCATGAGACATCCATTTCCAGGACCAGGTTTATCAGTTAGAATCATTGGAGAAGTAACTCCAACAAAATTAGAGATATGCAAAATTGCTAGTAAAATTGTAGAAGAAGAATTACTAGAAGCTGGTTTGTATGAAAAAGTATGGCAAGCATATGCAGCGGTTGGTGATGATAGGGCTGTAGGAGTGGTGGGAGATGAACGTAGGTATGGAAATATAGTTATGATAAGAGTTGTAGATTCAGTTGATGCAATGACTGCAGATTGGACTAGATTACCACATGGTTTACTAGAAAAAATGAGCAATAGAATAACAAACGAAATTGAAGATGTTACATGGGTTACCTATACCATTTCCAGTAAACCTCCTGCAACCATAGAACCTCAATAG
- a CDS encoding 6-hydroxymethylpterin diphosphokinase MptE-like protein has product MMILGWKKRYFEILKQFKYSEKKDKESAIKLNSILKKSNADEKILNLIKDNTVLIIGSGPSLSSAIPKLKKYKKIVKIAADSSIKPLVENGIIPDIIVTDLDGDENSLKKIGKTKSIFVVHAHGDNLNKLEFAKKFKNCIGTTQSTPFDKIQNFGGFTDGDRAVFLANYFQAKKIILFGMDFGKRIGKFSETRKIDRKIKLQKLKKAESLLKWLSTFTKCKLFTTSKAINGFKKISYKDLDIIIT; this is encoded by the coding sequence ATGATGATTTTAGGTTGGAAGAAAAGATATTTTGAGATTTTAAAGCAATTCAAGTATTCTGAAAAAAAGGATAAAGAATCAGCCATTAAATTAAATTCAATTTTAAAAAAATCAAATGCTGATGAAAAAATTTTGAATTTGATTAAAGATAATACAGTTTTGATTATTGGTTCAGGTCCCTCTTTATCATCTGCCATTCCAAAATTAAAAAAATATAAGAAAATTGTTAAAATTGCTGCAGATAGTTCAATTAAACCACTTGTAGAAAATGGCATTATTCCAGATATCATAGTTACAGATTTGGATGGAGATGAAAATTCTCTCAAAAAAATTGGAAAAACAAAATCAATTTTTGTTGTACATGCACATGGAGATAATTTGAATAAATTAGAATTTGCAAAAAAATTTAAAAATTGTATTGGAACAACACAATCTACACCATTTGATAAAATCCAAAACTTTGGAGGTTTTACAGATGGGGATAGAGCAGTTTTTCTAGCAAATTACTTTCAAGCAAAAAAAATTATTTTATTTGGAATGGATTTCGGAAAACGTATTGGGAAATTTTCAGAAACTAGAAAAATAGATAGAAAGATCAAATTACAGAAATTAAAAAAAGCTGAATCTCTCTTGAAGTGGTTGTCTACCTTCACAAAATGCAAATTATTTACTACCTCAAAGGCAATTAATGGGTTCAAAAAAATATCATACAAAGATCTAGATATTATAATTACCTAG
- the folP gene encoding dihydropteroate synthase, whose protein sequence is MAKIANVRVGGKNPVRIMGILNTSPESFYKKSVKTNKIHIKNTVKLMEEQGADFIDIGGMSTAPYLTTIVSEKTESKRILNAIKIVQNATNLPISVDTCRAAVAKDALENGVEIINDISGLKFDKKMQEVVSKFTPSLILCSYDTKIVRGNTVSSTKKLLRDSLKIAQKSKIPDNQIVLDPAIGFFRKTGKGSFYTKIDRDWLERDLSIIKNLNSIKQNYPILISVSNKSLIGKVLVKDNPSDRLFGSIAAEAVSVIYGADIIRTHNVDATKDAVTIGSRLAKQHKGL, encoded by the coding sequence ATGGCAAAAATTGCAAATGTAAGGGTAGGTGGAAAGAATCCTGTGCGTATTATGGGTATTCTTAACACAAGTCCTGAATCTTTTTATAAAAAATCTGTGAAAACCAACAAAATCCACATTAAAAATACTGTTAAACTCATGGAGGAACAAGGTGCAGATTTTATTGATATTGGTGGAATGTCTACTGCACCATATCTAACTACTATTGTTTCAGAAAAAACTGAATCAAAGAGAATTCTAAATGCAATAAAAATAGTTCAAAATGCTACTAATCTTCCCATTTCCGTAGATACTTGTAGAGCAGCAGTTGCAAAAGATGCTTTGGAAAATGGAGTTGAAATAATCAATGACATTTCAGGATTAAAATTTGATAAAAAAATGCAAGAGGTTGTATCAAAATTTACTCCTTCTCTAATTTTATGTTCATATGATACAAAAATTGTTCGTGGAAATACTGTATCTTCTACTAAAAAATTACTTAGAGATAGTTTGAAGATAGCTCAAAAATCTAAAATTCCAGATAATCAAATAGTGTTAGATCCTGCAATTGGATTCTTTAGAAAAACTGGCAAGGGTTCATTTTACACTAAAATTGATAGAGATTGGTTAGAAAGAGATCTATCAATAATTAAAAATCTAAATTCAATCAAACAAAACTATCCTATTTTGATTTCTGTTTCCAACAAATCTTTGATAGGAAAAGTTCTAGTAAAAGATAATCCGTCTGATCGGCTGTTTGGCTCTATTGCAGCAGAGGCTGTATCTGTAATCTATGGTGCTGATATTATTCGTACTCATAATGTAGATGCAACAAAAGATGCTGTTACGATCGGCTCTAGACTAGCTAAACAACACAAAGGCTTATAA
- the guaB gene encoding IMP dehydrogenase, producing MEFKEGLTFDDVLLVPKYSDITSRSQTDLTTKLSRNLSIGIPFVSANMDTVTESSMAGAMARAGGIGIIHRFLTIEEQANEVLKVKRSGSVMIENPYSISSDKSVEDALDYAEDKEISGLLVVDSNSKLIGIVTERDLLFANKTNKIQDVMTKDVVTAKLGVTLDESKEILHKHRIEKLPIVDDSGIVKGLITSKDITNNANYPNASKDKKGRPLVGAAVGVKGDFLERSESLLEAGTDVLVVDIAHGHSENAISTCRNIKKAFPDCELIAGNIATAQGAEDLIKAGVDAVKVGVGSGSICITRVITGSGVPQLTAVMDCAKVGKDHGIPIISDGGTRTSGDATKALASGASTVMVGSMLGGTDESPGTVLTKNGKRFKVYRGMASLAASIGRKSKETGSISLDDDLNDYVAEGVEAMVPYKGTVTDILKQLTGGVRSGLSYCGAHTIPQMQENAEFIKMSRAGFAESQPHDVSLM from the coding sequence TTGGAATTCAAAGAAGGCTTAACTTTTGACGACGTTCTTCTTGTACCCAAATATTCGGATATTACTAGTAGAAGCCAAACAGATCTAACTACAAAATTATCCCGAAATCTGTCTATCGGAATACCCTTTGTCAGTGCCAACATGGATACTGTGACAGAATCTTCTATGGCAGGTGCTATGGCTAGGGCTGGTGGCATAGGAATTATTCATAGATTTTTGACAATTGAGGAACAAGCAAACGAAGTTCTCAAAGTAAAACGTTCTGGAAGTGTAATGATTGAAAACCCTTACTCTATATCTTCAGACAAGTCTGTTGAAGATGCTTTAGATTATGCTGAAGACAAAGAGATTTCAGGTCTTTTAGTAGTCGATTCAAATTCAAAATTAATAGGAATTGTTACTGAAAGAGATCTATTATTTGCTAATAAAACTAACAAAATACAAGATGTAATGACAAAAGATGTTGTTACTGCAAAACTAGGAGTTACTTTAGATGAATCCAAGGAAATTTTACATAAACATAGAATAGAAAAATTACCAATAGTTGATGATTCAGGAATAGTAAAAGGATTAATCACAAGTAAAGATATTACTAATAATGCCAACTATCCAAATGCATCTAAAGATAAGAAAGGTAGACCCTTAGTTGGTGCTGCAGTTGGTGTAAAAGGTGACTTTTTAGAAAGAAGTGAATCTCTTTTAGAAGCAGGAACTGATGTTCTTGTAGTTGATATTGCTCATGGACATAGTGAAAATGCAATTAGTACATGTAGAAATATCAAAAAAGCATTTCCTGATTGTGAATTAATTGCAGGAAATATTGCAACTGCTCAAGGAGCTGAAGATTTGATTAAAGCAGGAGTTGATGCAGTTAAAGTCGGTGTAGGTTCTGGTTCAATTTGTATTACTAGAGTAATTACAGGTTCTGGGGTTCCACAATTAACTGCTGTAATGGATTGTGCAAAAGTTGGAAAGGATCACGGAATTCCAATTATTTCTGATGGTGGAACAAGAACTTCAGGTGATGCCACTAAAGCATTAGCTTCTGGTGCTTCTACAGTTATGGTCGGAAGCATGCTTGGAGGAACTGATGAATCTCCTGGAACAGTTTTGACTAAAAATGGAAAACGTTTCAAAGTATATCGTGGCATGGCATCATTAGCTGCATCTATTGGAAGGAAATCTAAAGAAACAGGCTCAATATCACTTGATGATGATTTGAATGATTATGTTGCAGAAGGTGTTGAAGCAATGGTTCCGTACAAAGGAACAGTAACTGATATTCTTAAACAGCTTACAGGTGGAGTACGCTCTGGATTAAGTTATTGTGGAGCTCATACAATTCCTCAAATGCAAGAAAATGCTGAGTTTATCAAAATGTCAAGAGCAGGGTTTGCAGAAAGTCAACCTCATGATGTTTCTTTAATGTAG
- the pheA gene encoding prephenate dehydratase, with protein sequence MIYVSFQGERGAYSEAAAKSFFNEQIETIPCTTFAEVLESTSSDKTQYSVLPVENSIEGSVGESYDLLYSTSLSATGEIYHRIEHCLIGNGSIDKIDTVYSHPQALGQCRKFIEEHKMKTIPTYDTAGSVKMIKEINKENCACIASKDAASIYQMPIIQNNIANNLNNYTRFLILSKLDNAETGNDKTSIIFSIKHEPGSLFRIIENFHKNNVNLTKIESRPTKENTWEYNFYVDFEGHQKNPKISEMLEKIKQDTLFMKILGSYQSAKLS encoded by the coding sequence ATGATTTATGTTTCGTTCCAAGGTGAACGAGGTGCTTATAGTGAAGCAGCAGCAAAATCATTCTTCAATGAACAAATTGAAACTATTCCTTGTACCACTTTTGCTGAAGTATTAGAAAGTACTTCTAGTGATAAAACACAATATTCAGTGTTACCTGTAGAGAATTCTATCGAAGGTAGTGTTGGAGAAAGCTACGATTTACTATATTCAACTTCTCTTAGTGCAACTGGGGAAATTTATCATAGGATTGAACATTGTTTGATTGGAAATGGTAGTATTGATAAAATAGATACAGTGTATTCTCACCCACAGGCTCTAGGTCAATGTAGAAAATTTATTGAAGAACACAAGATGAAAACAATTCCTACTTATGATACTGCAGGAAGTGTAAAAATGATTAAAGAGATAAACAAAGAAAATTGTGCATGTATTGCTAGTAAGGATGCAGCAAGTATCTACCAAATGCCAATAATTCAGAACAATATTGCTAACAATTTGAATAACTATACTAGATTTTTGATTCTTTCAAAATTAGATAACGCAGAAACAGGGAACGATAAAACATCAATAATCTTTTCAATCAAACATGAGCCAGGTTCATTATTTAGAATAATAGAAAATTTTCATAAAAATAATGTAAATTTAACAAAAATTGAGTCAAGACCAACAAAAGAAAATACATGGGAATACAACTTCTATGTAGATTTTGAAGGGCATCAGAAAAATCCTAAAATCTCAGAAATGTTAGAAAAAATAAAACAAGATACACTATTTATGAAAATTTTAGGATCTTACCAATCAGCAAAATTAAGCTAA
- a CDS encoding exosome complex RNA-binding protein Csl4 yields the protein MSENAIFPGDKIASIEEYEAGENAFDDGDMVRAATVGEKDIDKVSRTANIKHPKLLSIPKVGDTIIGTVVAVMSSMIAVSIDYINGKPTTSKVECVCSTRNLRIRNVALVNDIVTLKILSHLNGTIHATISEPGLGILFTKCRKCGGKVVPMRDAIKCTDCAWIDERKLSSNFGNSDFVNLRG from the coding sequence ATGTCTGAAAATGCCATATTTCCAGGAGATAAAATAGCATCTATTGAGGAATATGAGGCGGGAGAAAATGCTTTTGATGATGGAGATATGGTTAGAGCAGCAACTGTTGGAGAAAAAGACATTGATAAAGTATCACGTACTGCAAACATAAAACACCCAAAACTTCTATCAATTCCAAAAGTAGGAGATACAATTATTGGAACTGTAGTAGCAGTAATGTCATCTATGATTGCAGTATCTATTGATTACATTAATGGAAAACCAACAACATCTAAAGTAGAATGTGTTTGTTCAACAAGAAATTTAAGAATTAGAAATGTTGCTTTAGTAAATGATATTGTTACATTAAAAATTTTAAGTCATCTTAACGGCACTATTCATGCTACAATCAGTGAGCCAGGATTAGGAATTTTATTTACTAAATGTCGAAAATGTGGAGGCAAAGTTGTTCCAATGCGCGATGCAATAAAATGTACAGATTGTGCATGGATTGATGAAAGAAAACTTTCCTCAAACTTTGGAAATAGTGATTTCGTAAATTTAAGAGGGTAA
- a CDS encoding zinc-binding dehydrogenase — MKALVYDQYTDNDDFSKILKIKDIPIPKPKSNEVIIKVKTAALNYDDIWGMRGKPLAIPLPHISGTDAAGEVTAIGNDVKHIKIGDRVVSHGNMSCRVCKACTDGREYDCRKRTIWGFETGPLWGGYCEFTHLPEVNVVKIPDTVSYDEAAAASMTLLTSWHMLVGRAKIQPGQIVLIMGGSSGVGNYGIQIAKLFGCTVIATASPDKLDKLLELGADYAIDHRKEDWHKEVRSIAKKIPKPSGDIPGVDVIFEHIGGSHWNKELTLLNYGGIIVTTGATTGYDAKTDLRHIFFKGINILGSTQGTRAELEQGLYWMSQGKIKSIIDSVYSLENAAQAHTKMLKGKGLFGKILIKPEF, encoded by the coding sequence ATGAAAGCCCTAGTATATGACCAGTATACTGATAATGATGATTTTTCAAAAATCTTAAAAATTAAAGATATTCCAATTCCTAAACCAAAGTCAAATGAAGTCATAATCAAAGTAAAAACTGCAGCTTTAAACTATGATGATATTTGGGGCATGCGTGGTAAACCTTTAGCAATTCCTTTACCTCACATTTCTGGAACGGATGCTGCTGGAGAAGTTACTGCAATTGGTAATGATGTCAAACATATCAAGATAGGCGATAGGGTTGTTTCACATGGAAATATGTCGTGTAGGGTTTGTAAAGCGTGTACAGATGGTAGAGAATATGATTGCAGGAAACGAACTATTTGGGGTTTTGAAACTGGTCCATTATGGGGAGGATATTGTGAATTTACACATCTTCCCGAAGTTAACGTAGTAAAAATTCCAGACACTGTATCATATGATGAAGCAGCAGCAGCATCTATGACATTACTAACTTCTTGGCATATGTTAGTTGGTAGAGCAAAAATTCAACCCGGACAAATAGTTCTCATTATGGGTGGCAGTTCTGGAGTTGGTAACTATGGAATTCAAATTGCAAAACTTTTTGGATGTACTGTTATAGCCACTGCAAGTCCTGATAAGTTAGATAAATTATTAGAACTTGGGGCAGATTATGCAATAGATCATAGAAAGGAAGATTGGCATAAAGAAGTAAGATCAATTGCAAAAAAAATTCCAAAACCATCAGGAGATATTCCAGGTGTTGATGTAATTTTTGAACACATTGGAGGTTCTCATTGGAATAAAGAATTAACTCTGTTGAATTATGGTGGTATAATTGTGACAACTGGTGCAACAACTGGATATGATGCCAAAACTGATTTGCGCCATATTTTCTTTAAAGGTATCAATATTTTAGGCTCAACCCAAGGTACAAGAGCTGAGTTAGAACAAGGATTGTATTGGATGTCTCAAGGAAAAATAAAATCAATTATTGATTCAGTTTATTCTTTAGAAAATGCAGCTCAAGCTCATACTAAAATGCTTAAAGGTAAAGGATTGTTTGGAAAAATCCTAATCAAACCAGAATTCTGA
- a CDS encoding tetratricopeptide repeat protein encodes MEDPKTNSILDEGNRLFLQGKLHEAIVYYDKILDEYPQHISSLNNKGYALSKLKDYQNAMKCYNIALEISPNDLSIMVNKISTFRKQGNLTTALSICNDILNNNENYKIALYHKERILFSMGKYDESISCCNKILDDYPNNGDVLFDKSCNFVMQSKNDEALSILEHAISQGIKYKIKAKKSKVFESLSTNPKFMKLIL; translated from the coding sequence ATGGAAGATCCAAAAACAAATTCCATTTTAGATGAAGGAAATAGATTATTTTTACAAGGAAAATTACATGAAGCAATTGTCTATTATGATAAAATTTTAGATGAATATCCACAACATATCAGCTCTCTTAACAATAAGGGATATGCTTTGAGTAAACTCAAAGATTATCAAAATGCCATGAAATGTTACAATATAGCATTAGAAATTTCCCCTAATGACCTCTCAATTATGGTTAACAAAATATCTACTTTTAGAAAGCAAGGTAATCTTACTACAGCATTATCTATTTGTAATGACATTTTAAATAATAATGAAAATTATAAGATTGCACTATATCACAAAGAACGAATTTTATTTTCAATGGGAAAATATGATGAATCAATTTCATGTTGTAATAAAATTTTAGATGATTATCCTAACAATGGAGATGTTCTCTTTGATAAATCATGTAATTTTGTTATGCAATCTAAAAATGATGAGGCACTATCTATTCTTGAACATGCTATTTCTCAAGGAATAAAATATAAAATTAAAGCAAAAAAATCAAAAGTGTTTGAATCCTTATCAACCAACCCAAAATTTATGAAATTGATTTTATGA